In uncultured Bacteroides sp., one genomic interval encodes:
- a CDS encoding DUF4992 family lipoprotein — MRKRKVYSVKNTTLFFRRKMYALVTLSLGVFLFVSCANDGFNSDEKFSSDVVNATLESPKVEDVVITPSADGAKVTVKWPVVYGAGGYQFSLYIVDDPNNPVAVGTENEIVDGCSVTRALEEDTKYKVVVKTMGNTKYNNSDAQAATEVSYSTLLPTYATIPNGSDITAYFAENAIPDSETELAYNLEAGGTYTMSGVVDFGNHKVTFRGDKINHPKVTYGEAARLCTSAGLKIKFIDFDCSAQIGTAADASFLSLSATPAIPAGTGSYYIITDPIVVQSCKVTGVNGYIFYNNQKKYCVKTFLMKNDVFQCNSAQTATAYIYFNKGDGAINDFTAQNSTFYDLSATGNKYFIQYGSSARPDRPGFISGSLNFYNNTFYNIAYKGQMGNYNSMRSNKVYFNLAQNIFYNCGNGEVCRRFMGGGTGMITSFSKNSYWFNGAFSTGELSYDKSNTAIQTEPTFNSAATGDFNVTSADHQTARCGDPRWLPTE, encoded by the coding sequence TACGACGCTATTCTTTCGAAGAAAAATGTATGCCTTGGTTACATTGAGCCTGGGTGTTTTTCTTTTTGTATCTTGTGCCAATGATGGATTCAACAGTGATGAAAAATTTTCATCCGATGTAGTGAATGCTACTCTTGAATCTCCTAAGGTAGAAGATGTTGTGATTACACCGAGTGCCGATGGTGCTAAAGTTACTGTTAAATGGCCGGTGGTGTATGGCGCTGGTGGATATCAGTTCTCTTTGTATATTGTTGATGATCCTAATAATCCTGTTGCTGTTGGTACAGAAAATGAGATTGTAGATGGTTGTTCTGTAACACGTGCATTAGAGGAAGATACGAAGTATAAGGTTGTTGTTAAAACAATGGGCAATACTAAATATAATAATAGTGATGCTCAGGCTGCAACTGAAGTTTCTTATTCTACATTGTTACCAACTTATGCAACAATTCCTAATGGTTCTGATATAACCGCATATTTTGCTGAAAATGCAATACCTGATAGTGAAACGGAACTGGCATACAACTTAGAAGCTGGAGGTACTTATACCATGTCCGGGGTTGTTGATTTCGGAAATCATAAGGTTACATTCCGTGGAGATAAAATCAATCATCCTAAGGTTACTTATGGAGAAGCAGCAAGACTTTGTACTTCTGCTGGTTTGAAGATTAAGTTTATTGACTTCGACTGTAGTGCACAAATTGGAACTGCAGCAGATGCTTCTTTCTTATCTTTAAGTGCAACTCCTGCTATACCTGCAGGCACTGGTAGTTACTATATCATAACAGATCCTATTGTTGTTCAATCTTGTAAGGTAACAGGTGTTAATGGCTATATCTTCTATAATAATCAGAAGAAATATTGCGTGAAGACATTCCTTATGAAGAATGATGTATTCCAATGTAATTCGGCTCAAACAGCGACTGCATATATCTACTTTAATAAAGGAGATGGAGCTATCAATGATTTTACAGCTCAAAATTCAACTTTTTATGATTTAAGTGCTACAGGAAATAAATATTTCATTCAATATGGTAGTTCTGCGCGTCCTGATAGACCGGGTTTTATTTCAGGAAGTCTGAATTTCTATAACAATACTTTCTACAATATTGCTTATAAGGGACAAATGGGTAACTACAATAGCATGAGAAGTAATAAAGTTTATTTCAATTTAGCCCAGAATATTTTCTATAACTGTGGCAATGGTGAAGTATGCCGTCGTTTTATGGGAGGTGGTACAGGTATGATTACATCTTTCAGTAAAAACTCATATTGGTTTAATGGAGCTTTCTCTACTGGAGAACTTTCTTATGATAAGAGCAATACTGCAATTCAAACAGAGCCTACTTTCAATAGTGCAGCGACTGGTGACTTTAATGTAACAAGTGCCGATCATCAAACTGCAAGATGTGGTGATCCACGTTGGCTGCCTACTGAATAA
- a CDS encoding TonB-dependent receptor, with protein MKRKYIISLCLSLLMAFFAMPALAQDRTVKGTVVDENGEPIIGASVTVKGVASKGTVTDLNGQYTLSVPKDAKLTVSFIGYKSQIITGGDVIMKQDETTLEEVVVVGYGTQKKAHLTGSVATVPMDEIKDLSAGGLASTLSGLINGVSVSGGMSRPGENATIHVRDTNSLSVVGSESQQPLFVIDGYIYPNDVKVGNSTQNLGAEAFNNLDPSEVESISVLKDASAAVYGARAANGVILVTTKKGKMGTPSISYSGTFGFADEVARPKMLSAYNYGRLYNAVADADPTKTDLNRKTGLYQADELEAMKGLNYDLLDKYWKVATTAKHSVNLSGATEKANYFAGISYFDQNANLGNLDYNRWNYRAGVDVSVSKWLKAGMSVSGDYGKKNTPYIKVGGSSSEKDYALLLTRPRYIPETVGGYAISAYGISNTQQNDDQEYSYSLMQNNGDYSRSMNSNLTVNGNVEYDFGWNKILNGLKLRLSYAKSINSDKTNQFGSTYDIYNMVNRTGSGSHLYTPVGDGDYNSYLTESNLLKQTIANGDPSQLNRSMTRTDNYQINFTASYSRDFGKHHVGGLFSIEKSEAESEYLYAMVSNPYDFTTGQSNSAIGDTKVVTFTRSESGTMSYIGRLNYAYSGKYLFEVLLRSDASTKFAPNNYWGLFPSASAGWIISEEEWFKKAAPWIEFLKVRASLGLTGRDNAPPWQWVQVYAQDADKGVVFGSSTNTDASNRITINKNNSAINRDIRWDKAYKANVGVDMNVLDSRLQMTFEAYREWNRDMLMSIAQIVPGTVGTQSADLNLGEMDSWGYEVGLTWRDKIGKDFKYHIGINTGYGDNKVLNMDFKKDYIYRQIQKGGRSDIGTWGMQCLGMFRSFQDIEEYFTKYNITSYLGMAKDKVRPGMLIYKDVRGAQQTDGTYAAPDGIVDKDNDQVALSSRSNPYGFTSNFGAEWKNFSISAQVNASWGGYSLIPSSALKPGDGLEFTNVPSFWNPDNMYVYQDVIDGSGNMILAQNRNAKYPNMAYSSVNSMSSSFWRVSGTRVRLNRLTIAYTVPSFLIKKLGIQSARVNVTGQNLLSLYNPYPDHFIDPMNSYNAYPTLRQFTVGVNLSF; from the coding sequence ATGAAAAGAAAATATATAATCAGTTTATGTCTGAGTTTATTGATGGCATTTTTTGCTATGCCGGCTCTTGCTCAAGACAGAACAGTAAAGGGAACTGTCGTTGATGAAAACGGAGAGCCTATTATTGGTGCTTCTGTTACCGTAAAAGGCGTAGCTTCTAAAGGTACAGTTACAGATCTTAATGGACAATATACTTTGTCTGTGCCTAAAGATGCTAAGTTAACAGTTTCTTTTATTGGTTACAAAAGCCAGATTATAACTGGTGGTGACGTCATTATGAAGCAAGATGAAACAACTCTGGAAGAGGTTGTAGTTGTTGGTTATGGCACTCAAAAGAAAGCCCATCTTACCGGATCTGTTGCAACGGTGCCTATGGATGAAATTAAAGATTTATCTGCAGGTGGTTTAGCTAGCACATTGAGTGGATTGATTAATGGTGTTAGTGTTAGCGGCGGAATGTCTCGTCCGGGTGAAAATGCTACAATCCATGTTCGTGATACCAATTCTTTATCAGTAGTTGGTAGTGAGTCTCAACAACCATTGTTTGTTATCGATGGCTATATTTATCCAAACGATGTTAAGGTAGGTAATTCTACACAAAATCTTGGAGCTGAAGCGTTCAACAATTTAGATCCTTCAGAAGTAGAAAGTATTTCTGTATTGAAAGATGCATCGGCTGCTGTTTATGGAGCTCGTGCTGCAAATGGTGTTATCCTTGTTACAACTAAAAAAGGAAAAATGGGCACTCCAAGTATTTCTTATTCAGGAACATTTGGTTTTGCCGATGAAGTTGCTCGTCCTAAAATGTTGAGTGCTTACAATTACGGTCGTCTTTATAACGCTGTAGCTGATGCTGACCCAACTAAAACAGATTTGAACCGTAAAACAGGTCTTTATCAAGCTGACGAACTAGAAGCAATGAAGGGTCTGAATTATGATTTGCTCGATAAATACTGGAAGGTAGCAACAACTGCAAAACATAGCGTTAATTTAAGTGGTGCTACAGAGAAAGCTAACTATTTTGCTGGAATCTCTTATTTTGATCAAAATGCCAATTTAGGTAATCTGGATTATAATCGTTGGAATTACCGTGCTGGTGTCGATGTTAGTGTTAGTAAATGGTTAAAGGCTGGTATGTCTGTTTCGGGAGACTATGGAAAGAAAAATACTCCTTATATAAAAGTAGGTGGTTCAAGCAGTGAAAAAGACTATGCTTTGTTGCTTACTCGTCCTCGCTATATCCCTGAAACTGTTGGTGGCTATGCTATTTCAGCTTATGGTATAAGCAATACTCAACAAAATGATGATCAGGAATATTCTTATTCTTTGATGCAAAACAATGGAGATTATAGTCGCTCAATGAACTCTAACCTTACTGTAAACGGTAATGTAGAATACGACTTCGGCTGGAATAAAATATTAAATGGTTTGAAATTACGTTTGTCTTATGCAAAGAGTATCAATTCTGATAAAACGAATCAATTCGGTTCAACCTATGATATTTATAACATGGTAAACCGTACAGGTAGCGGTAGTCATTTATATACTCCGGTTGGCGATGGCGATTATAATTCATATTTAACAGAAAGTAATTTGCTTAAGCAAACTATTGCTAATGGTGACCCTAGTCAGTTAAACCGTAGTATGACCAGAACTGATAACTATCAGATTAACTTTACTGCATCTTATAGTCGTGACTTTGGTAAGCATCATGTAGGCGGACTCTTCTCTATTGAAAAATCAGAAGCAGAGAGCGAATACCTTTATGCTATGGTTTCTAACCCTTATGATTTTACAACAGGCCAGTCAAACTCAGCTATTGGAGATACAAAAGTTGTAACCTTCACACGTAGTGAGTCTGGTACAATGTCTTATATCGGTCGTTTAAATTATGCTTATTCCGGAAAGTATTTGTTCGAAGTATTGCTTCGTTCTGATGCATCTACAAAATTTGCGCCTAATAATTATTGGGGTTTATTCCCTTCTGCAAGTGCAGGTTGGATTATTTCAGAAGAAGAATGGTTTAAAAAAGCTGCTCCATGGATTGAATTCTTGAAGGTGCGTGCTTCTTTAGGACTTACTGGTCGTGATAATGCACCACCATGGCAATGGGTGCAGGTTTATGCTCAGGACGCAGATAAAGGTGTAGTTTTTGGTTCAAGTACAAATACCGATGCTAGCAACCGTATTACTATAAATAAGAATAATTCAGCTATTAACCGTGATATTCGTTGGGATAAGGCTTATAAGGCAAATGTTGGTGTTGATATGAATGTTTTGGATAGTCGTTTGCAAATGACTTTTGAAGCTTATCGCGAATGGAATCGTGATATGTTGATGAGCATTGCTCAAATAGTTCCGGGAACTGTCGGAACTCAATCTGCGGATCTTAACCTGGGCGAAATGGATAGCTGGGGTTATGAAGTTGGTTTAACATGGCGTGATAAAATTGGCAAAGATTTCAAATATCATATTGGAATCAATACCGGTTATGGTGACAATAAAGTTCTTAATATGGACTTTAAAAAAGATTATATTTATCGTCAGATACAAAAAGGAGGCCGTTCTGATATTGGTACCTGGGGTATGCAGTGTTTAGGTATGTTCCGTAGTTTCCAAGATATCGAAGAATATTTCACTAAATATAATATTACTTCTTATTTAGGAATGGCTAAAGACAAGGTTCGTCCGGGTATGCTTATCTATAAAGATGTAAGAGGTGCTCAACAAACTGATGGTACTTATGCTGCACCAGATGGTATTGTTGACAAAGATAACGACCAGGTTGCTTTATCAAGTCGTAGCAATCCTTATGGATTTACTTCAAACTTTGGAGCAGAATGGAAAAACTTCTCTATATCAGCTCAGGTTAATGCAAGTTGGGGTGGCTATAGTTTAATTCCTTCTTCAGCATTGAAACCAGGTGATGGTTTGGAATTTACAAATGTTCCTTCATTCTGGAATCCTGATAATATGTATGTTTATCAAGATGTAATTGATGGATCAGGTAATATGATATTGGCTCAAAACCGTAATGCTAAATATCCTAATATGGCTTATTCAAGTGTTAACTCAATGTCTTCTTCATTCTGGAGAGTAAGTGGAACAAGAGTTCGTTTGAATCGTTTGACTATTGCCTATACTGTACCTTCTTTCTTGATTAAGAAACTCGGAATTCAGAGTGCTCGTGTAAATGTAACCGGACAGAATCTTTTGAGCTTGTATAACCCATACCCTGATCATTTTATCGATCCTATGAACAGTTATAATGCTTATCCTACATTGCGTCAGTTTACAGTCGGTGTAAATCTGTCATTCTAA
- a CDS encoding polysaccharide lyase, with protein sequence MKKKLLSVMFMVALMTPFSQVKAQYPDVPKDVQDATKKMMDDEQKLSDEAWEKAYPIVKAEAEQGRPYIPWAARPTDLPQAQIPSFPGAMGGGAFSFGGRGGKVITVTNLNDRGPGSLRDACEQGGARIVVFNVSGIIRIKTPIIVRAPYITIAGQTAPGDGVCLAGESFWVNTHDVVIRHMRFRRGETNVGRRDDSFGGNPVGNIMIDHCSCTWGLDENISFYRHMFNPGKGYNDLKLPTVNVTIQNTISAKALDTYNHAFGSTLGGENCSFMRNLWASNAGRNPSIGWNGIFNFANNVIYNWVHRSVDGGDYTALYNIINNYYKPGPLTPKDTPVGHRIVKPESGRSKLGYYVFGRVYCNGNIMEGNETITKDNWAGGVQVEEQPNTDGYTASMKWNEPFPMPSFPIMSAKEAYDFVLENAGATIPKRDIVDQRIVEEVKTGKAYYKEGLDPESFYQFKYRRLPKDSYEKGIITDIKQMGGYPEYKGKSYKDSDNDGMPDAWEKANGLDPKDPSDANKDCTGDGYTNIEKYINGIDTKTKVDWKNSANNHDTLAKKGSLM encoded by the coding sequence ATGAAAAAGAAATTATTATCGGTAATGTTTATGGTGGCGCTTATGACACCATTCTCACAAGTAAAGGCTCAGTATCCTGATGTACCTAAAGATGTACAAGATGCTACAAAGAAAATGATGGATGATGAGCAGAAGCTTTCTGATGAAGCATGGGAAAAAGCATATCCAATTGTTAAGGCTGAAGCAGAACAAGGACGTCCGTATATTCCATGGGCAGCTCGTCCAACTGATCTTCCACAAGCACAAATACCTTCTTTCCCTGGAGCGATGGGTGGTGGTGCTTTCAGTTTCGGTGGCCGCGGCGGTAAAGTAATTACTGTAACAAACCTTAATGATCGTGGTCCTGGTTCTTTGCGTGATGCTTGTGAACAAGGTGGTGCTCGTATTGTAGTATTTAATGTTTCAGGTATTATCCGCATTAAAACTCCTATAATTGTACGTGCTCCTTATATCACTATTGCAGGACAAACAGCTCCAGGTGATGGGGTATGTTTGGCAGGAGAATCATTTTGGGTAAATACTCATGATGTTGTTATACGTCACATGCGTTTCCGTCGTGGTGAAACCAATGTAGGTCGTCGTGACGACTCTTTTGGAGGTAACCCTGTTGGTAATATCATGATTGACCACTGTTCTTGTACATGGGGATTGGATGAAAATATATCTTTCTACCGTCACATGTTCAATCCAGGTAAGGGATATAATGATCTTAAGTTACCTACTGTAAACGTAACAATTCAGAATACTATTTCTGCTAAAGCTCTTGATACTTACAACCATGCATTTGGTAGTACTCTTGGTGGCGAAAACTGTTCTTTCATGCGTAACCTTTGGGCTAGCAACGCAGGACGTAACCCATCTATTGGTTGGAATGGTATCTTTAACTTTGCGAATAACGTAATTTACAACTGGGTACACCGTTCGGTTGATGGTGGTGATTATACAGCATTGTATAATATCATTAATAACTACTACAAACCAGGTCCATTAACTCCAAAAGATACTCCTGTTGGTCATCGTATTGTAAAACCAGAATCAGGACGTAGTAAATTAGGTTATTATGTATTTGGACGCGTTTATTGTAATGGTAATATTATGGAAGGTAATGAAACTATTACTAAAGATAACTGGGCCGGTGGTGTGCAGGTTGAAGAACAGCCAAATACAGACGGTTATACTGCTAGCATGAAATGGAACGAACCATTCCCAATGCCTTCATTCCCAATTATGTCTGCAAAAGAAGCTTATGATTTTGTATTGGAAAATGCAGGAGCTACTATTCCTAAGAGAGATATTGTAGACCAACGCATTGTTGAAGAAGTAAAAACAGGTAAAGCTTATTACAAAGAAGGTTTAGATCCTGAATCTTTCTATCAGTTTAAATATCGTCGTTTACCAAAAGATTCTTATGAGAAAGGTATCATCACTGATATCAAACAAATGGGAGGTTACCCAGAATACAAAGGTAAATCTTACAAAGACAGTGATAACGATGGTATGCCTGATGCATGGGAAAAAGCAAACGGATTAGATCCTAAAGATCCATCTGATGCTAACAAAGACTGTACAGGTGACGGTTATACAAACATTGAAAAATACATCAATGGTATTGATACCAAAACTAAGGTTGACTGGAAAAATTCTGCGAATAACCATGATACATTAGCAAAAAAAGGTTCGTTGATGTAA
- a CDS encoding RagB/SusD family nutrient uptake outer membrane protein produces the protein MKKNIINLFSLSLTIIFTLSACSDDFLEEKKNYDNVSEEIYNNYTGSNARVNDVYSWCLPDVNGAPSWKYNSTGSNDDQAKSTEEYSGFGAFVNPESPLAVLSGTSVPDYFQGTANNIQASAWGRIRNINDVIRGIEGGSLSQENKNKLLGQVYFFRAWCYYNFVKWYGGVPIITEVQETTESSYVPRSSAKACVEFIISDLAKASEMLSAETTNGGWRSGDDWGRVTSGTALALKGRVLLMWASPLFNRANDETRWQNAYTEMKKDLTTINACGYNLYSTASNVNGSDFAGMFTKYSQNPEAVFVSQYNTVSAGNGQKNNSWERGIRPKNTTGSGKNASAMLIDMFPMADGKRPASCDTYTKLQASDSTYNEGFPFMARDPRFYRTFAFPGVRWAYKGDPIPASANNPSYDGGTNYVLWNYVWYTDKNDQGNPESGNSYGADNLLTNKSGIYVRKRSDDLDVNNSPLYGGFDAANSNGGFAYSAAPYIELRYAEVLLNFAEVACGAGHMDEAVEQIKKVRARAGYTSENNYGLQQDLSTDQATCMSAILYERQIEFAYEGKRFDDLRRWMLFDGGATAVTGAPSSWTLTGWGGNTCTWLGFKALNGQRRENFEFRVADSYGIGGTTFESDPLVKAGVTRCTPVDYRKADLKSQLETLKSWYETHLVRNLKKGDGRDSNHNDEYISFLPRYYFLGFSQGALNNNLKIQQTIGWEDSNNGGSAGTFDPFAE, from the coding sequence ATGAAAAAAAATATAATAAATCTGTTCAGCTTAAGCTTGACTATTATTTTCACGCTTTCTGCTTGTAGTGATGACTTCCTGGAAGAAAAGAAGAATTACGATAACGTGAGCGAAGAAATCTACAACAATTATACTGGAAGTAATGCTCGTGTGAATGATGTTTACAGCTGGTGTTTGCCGGATGTTAACGGTGCTCCTAGCTGGAAATACAACAGCACAGGTAGCAATGATGACCAGGCTAAATCTACTGAAGAATATAGTGGTTTTGGTGCATTTGTTAATCCTGAATCACCTTTGGCTGTATTGAGTGGAACATCTGTCCCTGATTATTTTCAGGGAACAGCTAACAATATTCAAGCTTCAGCTTGGGGACGAATTCGTAATATAAATGATGTAATTCGTGGCATCGAAGGCGGAAGTCTTTCACAGGAAAATAAGAATAAACTTCTAGGTCAGGTTTACTTCTTCCGTGCTTGGTGTTATTACAATTTTGTAAAATGGTATGGTGGTGTGCCTATTATTACAGAAGTTCAGGAAACTACTGAATCATCTTACGTGCCTCGTTCATCAGCTAAGGCTTGTGTTGAATTTATAATAAGTGATTTGGCTAAGGCTTCTGAGATGCTTTCTGCCGAAACAACTAATGGTGGCTGGAGATCAGGTGATGATTGGGGACGTGTTACTTCAGGTACAGCATTGGCTTTGAAAGGTCGTGTTCTACTAATGTGGGCAAGTCCGTTATTCAACCGTGCTAATGATGAAACACGCTGGCAAAATGCTTATACCGAGATGAAGAAGGATCTTACTACAATCAACGCTTGTGGATATAATCTTTATAGCACAGCTAGCAATGTAAATGGTTCTGACTTTGCTGGTATGTTTACTAAATATAGCCAAAATCCTGAAGCAGTATTTGTAAGTCAATATAATACTGTTTCTGCCGGCAACGGACAGAAGAATAATTCATGGGAACGTGGTATTCGTCCAAAAAATACTACTGGTAGTGGTAAGAATGCATCAGCAATGTTGATTGATATGTTCCCTATGGCAGATGGTAAGCGTCCTGCTTCATGCGATACTTACACTAAGCTTCAGGCTTCTGATTCTACCTATAATGAAGGTTTTCCATTTATGGCACGTGACCCTCGTTTCTATCGTACTTTTGCTTTCCCAGGTGTACGTTGGGCTTATAAGGGGGATCCTATTCCGGCAAGTGCTAATAACCCATCGTATGATGGTGGTACTAATTATGTGCTGTGGAACTATGTATGGTATACCGACAAGAATGATCAGGGTAATCCTGAAAGTGGAAACTCTTATGGTGCAGATAATTTGTTGACAAATAAGAGTGGTATTTATGTACGTAAACGTTCTGATGATTTGGATGTAAACAATTCACCTCTTTACGGAGGTTTCGATGCAGCAAATTCTAACGGAGGTTTTGCTTATTCGGCAGCTCCTTATATTGAACTTCGTTATGCAGAGGTATTATTAAACTTTGCAGAGGTTGCTTGTGGTGCCGGTCATATGGATGAAGCTGTAGAACAAATCAAGAAAGTTCGTGCTCGTGCAGGTTATACTTCTGAAAATAATTATGGATTGCAACAAGATTTGTCAACAGATCAAGCTACATGTATGTCTGCAATTCTGTATGAACGTCAGATTGAATTTGCTTATGAAGGAAAACGTTTCGATGATCTTCGTCGTTGGATGTTATTTGATGGTGGTGCAACAGCAGTTACTGGCGCTCCTTCTTCATGGACATTGACCGGATGGGGTGGCAATACTTGTACATGGCTTGGTTTTAAAGCATTGAATGGACAACGTCGTGAGAATTTTGAATTCCGTGTGGCCGATTCTTATGGTATTGGTGGAACAACATTCGAATCTGATCCATTAGTAAAAGCTGGTGTTACTCGTTGTACTCCTGTTGATTACCGTAAGGCTGACTTGAAGTCTCAATTGGAAACACTGAAATCATGGTATGAAACTCATTTGGTTCGTAACTTGAAGAAGGGCGATGGTCGTGATTCTAATCATAATGATGAGTACATTTCGTTCTTGCCACGTTATTACTTCCTTGGTTTTTCTCAAGGTGCATTAAATAATAACCTTAAGATACAACAAACTATCGGTTGGGAAGATTCTAACAATGGTGGTTCTGCAGGTACTTTTGACCCATTTGCTGAATAA